In the Oncorhynchus gorbuscha isolate QuinsamMale2020 ecotype Even-year linkage group LG05, OgorEven_v1.0, whole genome shotgun sequence genome, one interval contains:
- the LOC124036113 gene encoding serine/threonine-protein phosphatase with EF-hands 1-like isoform X3, translating into MPQNGCVPSEVWGGGCSWGPDVTQVFLNRHNMQLISRSHECKQDGLPQPQGFITMEGFRQMWELLSAYLKMEITDEAISDLSITIDTNREGNTDEFKEAFLLTDNKSRLDRVTSWGPPLT; encoded by the exons ATGCCTCAGAATGGCTGCGTGCCCAGCGAGGTGTGGGGAGGAGGCTGCTCCTGGGGGCCAGATGTCACCCAGGTCTTCCTCAACAGACACAACATGCAGCTCATCAGCCGCTCCCATGAGTGCAAGCAGGATGGCCTGCCACAACCGCAGG GGTTTATCACGATGGAGGGCTTCCGTCAGATGTGGGAGCTGCTGAGTGCCTACTTAAAGATGGAGATCACTGACGAGGCCATCTCGGACCTGTCCATCACCATAGACACCAATCGGGAAGGCAACACTGATGAGTTCAAGGAGGCCTTCCTGCTGACCGACAATAAGAGCCGGCTGGATAGGGTAACTTCATGGGGACCGCCACTGACCTGA
- the LOC124036113 gene encoding serine/threonine-protein phosphatase with EF-hands 2-like isoform X1, which yields MLLKICCIISVIRSWTCCGVTPCLRMAACPARCGEEAAPGGQMSPRSSSTDTTCSSSAAPMSASRMACHNRRHVKQGLLESLYRQRATLETIFRIVDLNNFGFITMEGFRQMWELLSAYLKMEITDEAISDLSITIDTNREGNTDEFKEAFLLTDNKSRLDRVTSWGPPLT from the exons ATGCTGCTAAAAATATGCTGTATTATTTCTGTGATTAGATCCTGGACCTGCTGTGGAGTGACCCCATGCCTCAGAATGGCTGCGTGCCCAGCGAGGTGTGGGGAGGAGGCTGCTCCTGGGGGCCAGATGTCACCCAGGTCTTCCTCAACAGACACAACATGCAGCTCATCAGCCGCTCCCATGAGTGCAAGCAGGATGGCCTGCCACAACCGCAGG CACGTCAAGCAGGGTTTGCTGGAGTCCCTGTACCGCCAACGTGCAACCTTGGAGACCATCTTCAGAATAGTAGACTTAAACAACTTTG GGTTTATCACGATGGAGGGCTTCCGTCAGATGTGGGAGCTGCTGAGTGCCTACTTAAAGATGGAGATCACTGACGAGGCCATCTCGGACCTGTCCATCACCATAGACACCAATCGGGAAGGCAACACTGATGAGTTCAAGGAGGCCTTCCTGCTGACCGACAATAAGAGCCGGCTGGATAGGGTAACTTCATGGGGACCGCCACTGACCTGA
- the LOC124036113 gene encoding serine/threonine-protein phosphatase with EF-hands 2-like isoform X2: MAACPARCGEEAAPGGQMSPRSSSTDTTCSSSAAPMSASRMACHNRRHVKQGLLESLYRQRATLETIFRIVDLNNFGFITMEGFRQMWELLSAYLKMEITDEAISDLSITIDTNREGNTDEFKEAFLLTDNKSRLDRVTSWGPPLT, translated from the exons ATGGCTGCGTGCCCAGCGAGGTGTGGGGAGGAGGCTGCTCCTGGGGGCCAGATGTCACCCAGGTCTTCCTCAACAGACACAACATGCAGCTCATCAGCCGCTCCCATGAGTGCAAGCAGGATGGCCTGCCACAACCGCAGG CACGTCAAGCAGGGTTTGCTGGAGTCCCTGTACCGCCAACGTGCAACCTTGGAGACCATCTTCAGAATAGTAGACTTAAACAACTTTG GGTTTATCACGATGGAGGGCTTCCGTCAGATGTGGGAGCTGCTGAGTGCCTACTTAAAGATGGAGATCACTGACGAGGCCATCTCGGACCTGTCCATCACCATAGACACCAATCGGGAAGGCAACACTGATGAGTTCAAGGAGGCCTTCCTGCTGACCGACAATAAGAGCCGGCTGGATAGGGTAACTTCATGGGGACCGCCACTGACCTGA
- the LOC124036112 gene encoding lysosome membrane protein 2-like — translation MTRRSCAIYATGILCAHLLIVGIALVVAQVFQTMIYNRLKKELTLTEASRVFESWKNPPPPVYMEYYFFNVTNPEVFLAGGKAAVTQIGPYTYREYRPRENVTFLENGTKVYALNPKSFVFVPEKSRGNPEVDILRTVNIPAVAVMNELNSYSFLLRTFVSMWMNSIGVEIFMTRTVHEVLWGFKDPLLSKIHAMKPEVDEMFGLMWKKNGTDEGEFVFLTGERDYMEYGRIDTWNGLTEMSWWSSNQSNMINGTDGSVFHPLLSRKELLYIFAADLCRSIHLAYVEDVEVKGIPAYRFAPPRDVLQSPKENPTNAGFCVPAGDCLGTGVLKVSVCREGAPIVVSFPHFYQADAMYINAVEGLSPNKEEHETYLDLNPTTGVPIRACKRAQLNIILNRVPGFPKTKHLNVTIFPIMFVNETATIDDDSATQMRTLLLIVTLVSNFPLLIVSMGAILLVVFVLLVCRSRQKKNEVKRIDFTEAFHSFTTAKDDTAYTQVSDKPEVEPSENNHTNQPMRNGSYIAMSPVEAQKC, via the exons gaaTTGACCTTGACTGAGGCGAGCCGAGTATTTGAGTCGTGGAAGAACCCACCGCCTCCAGTCTACATGGAGTATTACTTCTTCAACGTGACCAACCCTGAAGTGTTCTTAGCAGGGGGCAAAGCAGCTGTCACCCAGATTGGACCTTACACTTACAG GGAATACAGACCCAGGGAAAATGTAACTTTCCTCGAAAACGGAACCAAGGTTTATGCCCTGAACCCCAAAAGCTTTGTCTTCGTCCCAGAGAAGTCCCGGGGTAATCCAGAGGTCGACATTCTGAGGACAGTCAACATCCCAGCTGTg GCGGTGATGAACGAGCTGAACTCCTACTCTTTCCTGCTGCGCACCTTCGTCTCCATGTGGATGAACTCCATCGGTGTGGAAATCTTCATGACCCGCACCGTTCACGAGGTGCTATGGGGCTTCAAGGATCCCCTGCTCTCCAAAATCCACGCCATGAAGCCAGAGGTGGACGAGATGTTTGGACTGATGTGGAAG aAAAATGGAACTGACGAAGGAGAGTTTGTGTTCCTGACTGGCGAACGGGACTATATGGAATATGGCAGAATAGACACATGGAACGGGCTGAC TGAAATGTCGTGGTGGTCCTCTAACCAGAGCAACATGATAAACGGCACGGATGGCAGTGTGTTCCACCCTCTGTTGTCCAGGAAAGAGCTGCTGTACATCTTCGCTGCTGACCTCTGCAG GTCTATCCATCTGGCTTATGTTGAGGATGTGGAAGTGAAGGGCATCCCAGCCTACCGCTTCGCCCCTCCACGTGATGTCCTGCAGAGTCCTAAGGAGAACCCTACCAACGCCGGCTTCTGTGTGCCAGCTGGGGACTGCCTTGGCACCGGGGTGCTTAAAGTCAGTGTTTGCCGAGAAG GTGCCCCTATCGTGGTGTCATTCCCTCACTTCTATCAGGCCGATGCCATGTACATTAATGCTGTTGAAGGACTGAGCCCCAACAAGGAGGAGCATGAGACTTACCTTGACCTTAATCCA ACCACTGGGGTCCCCATCCGTGCCTGCAAGAGAGCCCAGCTCAATATAATTTTGAACAGAGTTCCAGGCTTTCC CAAAACCAAACATCTAAACGTTACAATTTTCCCTATCATGTTTGTCAATGAG ACGGCCACTATCGACGATGACTCTGCTACCCAGATGAGGACCCTGCTGCTCATCGTGACCCTGGTGTCCAACTTCCCTCTGCTCATCGTGAGCATGGGCGCCATCCTGCTCGTAGTCTTCGTCCTCCTGGTCTGCAGGTCTCGCCAGAAGAAG AATGAAGTAAAACGTATTGATTTTACTGAAGCTTTTCATTCTTTTACT ACGGCAAAAGACGACACTGCCTACACTCAAGTCAGCGACAAACCAGAGGTTGAACCATCAGAAAACAACCACACCAACCAGCCAATGAGGAACGGCTCCTACATCGCCATGTCTCCTGTGGAGGCCCAGAAGTGTTGA